The Desulfuromonadales bacterium genome contains a region encoding:
- the narI gene encoding respiratory nitrate reductase subunit gamma, which yields MTDLILFGIFPYVAVALAVAVGFYRYCIDRYSWSSQSSQFLESRVLFWGSVPWHYAILLILLAHLLAFLFPEGWGMVLGRPLRLYLLEVSGMALGIATVVAVALLILRRATNDRVAAVTSVVDWVLLAALLVQVATGVYIAFTLRWGGVWYLHTATPWLWSLVKLDPQVQYLAVLPAVVKVHAVNAFFLVAIFPFSRLVHVVSVPLSYLARPYQVVIWNRRQITK from the coding sequence ATGACCGATCTCATTCTGTTTGGCATCTTCCCGTACGTGGCGGTGGCGCTGGCGGTGGCGGTCGGTTTCTACCGCTACTGCATCGACCGCTACTCCTGGTCGTCCCAGTCCTCGCAGTTCCTGGAGAGCCGGGTGCTCTTCTGGGGCTCGGTTCCCTGGCACTACGCCATCCTGCTCATCCTGCTCGCCCATCTGCTGGCCTTTCTCTTCCCGGAAGGTTGGGGGATGGTGCTGGGGCGGCCGCTGCGGCTCTACCTGCTGGAAGTGAGCGGCATGGCGTTGGGAATAGCCACCGTCGTCGCCGTGGCCCTGCTGATCCTGCGCCGGGCAACCAACGACCGGGTGGCCGCCGTCACTTCGGTGGTCGACTGGGTCCTGCTCGCCGCCCTGCTGGTTCAGGTGGCGACGGGCGTCTATATCGCCTTCACCCTGCGCTGGGGCGGCGTCTGGTACCTGCACACCGCCACCCCCTGGCTCTGGTCGCTGGTGAAGCTCGACCCCCAGGTGCAGTACCTGGCGGTATTGCCGGCCGTGGTCAAGGTGCATGCGGTCAACGCCTTTTTCCTGGTGGCCATCTTTCCGTTCTCCCGGCTGGTGCATGTGGTCAGTGTGCCCCTGTCCTACCTGGCGCGTCCCTACCAGGTGGTGATCTGGAACCGGCGACAGATCACCAAATAG